A portion of the Hydractinia symbiolongicarpus strain clone_291-10 chromosome 10, HSymV2.1, whole genome shotgun sequence genome contains these proteins:
- the LOC130662546 gene encoding RPA-related protein RADX-like, giving the protein MMSNEKIQLDFVLVKKIERYRTDNDFILKTDITTKDAFDVTLSNESRKVKCLLHPKLNSLVYRGILNIGNVVQVKKYEELVDDTNVSVHVNIIVLTDIQILRSVFAQQSMLHEDESLDKPLGTSKEYYLPLYNNEDIYGSAWDRLQKEIKVTEIGCSDLTTIKALQNKQSNSKEMLPVFGTVIAKSKLNHYDSKGKCKYPFNFSIEVEHDNTTCSVTFWNKACLSYFKPIQVGQNIVLKKYRLKRRYASRSNTIFGISKDSGLELSINPSNPEGEVEFSNDKITDIIVYRFFPSSVFGRNLVPVDSIADVTGCISFIGRIERERKSLNTPVLSSGDFWMYRWLVLKDGVSDFDIKIKVYACSQSETVDKLKCGEMLVATRVLCKGHITSYTGKQRMQMYAVSIRETQLYSISSDWELDDVKSLPFVKYIGFLNVLRWSKNADCRRYLSQNSYEGGYFSHPALPDELNNYVNSFPLHSPFKVISSENLVEICDNMHVYETMRVSIQATIAVIEFIPVITDAPKSLLKRKSPRLNSSVGKRKRSGGLFDEPQSEFSDSGSQNSSQEEAGRYPFRVIDRNGLEVSDKIKNVGDVELTEESKRSLTGGRKDLHCMLRILLFGLNKKVAVMSSLIPKQDPSSAEGIILDVLEGRSIHKFVHRPESFLENAETMVKPDDRFLFVLDLYYKGKNDVEVVINRGFRV; this is encoded by the exons ATGATGTCAAATGAAAAAATACAATTAGATTTCGTGCTGGTGAAAAAGATAGAAAGATATCGAACTGATAACGATTTTATCCTCAAAACTGATATCACTACAAAGGATGCGTTTGATGTAACTTTATCTAACGAGTCAAGAAAAGTAAAATGTCTTTTACATCCAAAGTTGAATAGTCTTGTTTATAGGGGGATTTTAAATATTGGAAATGTTGTACAGGTGAAAAAGTACGAAGAACTAGTTGATGACACTAACGTCAGTGTGCATGTGAATATTATTGTTTTAACTGACATTCAAATCCTTAGAAGTGTCTTTGCACAACAATCCATGCTTCATGAAGATGAATCTCTGGACAAGCCATTAGGTACATCAAAAGAATATTACCTGCCACTTTATAACAATGAAGATATATATGGATCTGCTTGGGATAGACTTCAAAAAGAAATCAAAGTAACAGAAATTGGATGTTCTGATCTCACAACAATTAAGGCTCTTCAAAACAAGCAATCTAATTCAAAAGAGATGTTACCAGTTTTTGGGACTGTTATagcaaaatcaaaattaaatcaCTATGATTCGAAAGGCAAGTGTAAATATCCATTTAATTTTTCGATTGAAGTTGAGCATGATAATACTACATGTAGCGTAACATTTTGGAACAAAGCATGTTTGTCTTATTTCAAACCTATACAAGTTGGACAGAATATTGTGTTGAAGAAATATCGTTTAAAAAGGAGATATGCCAGTCGATCAAACACAATTTTTGGGATATCAAAGGATTCTGGATTGGAGTTGTCAATTAATCCTTCCAACCCAGAAGGAGAAGTTGAATTCTCCAACGACAAGATTACAGATATTATTGTTTACAG GTTTTTTCCATCATCCGTATTTGGTCGGAATCTTGTTCCTGTCGATAGCATTGCTGATGTAACAGGCTGCATATCTTTTATTGGGAGAATCGAACGTGAAAGAAAGAGCCTCAATACTCCTGTATTATCCTCTGGAGATTTCTGGATGTATCGTTGGTTGGTTTTAAAAGATG GTGTTTCCGACTTtgatatcaaaataaaagtcTACGCTTGTTCACAATCTGAAACAGTGGACAAGTTAAAATGTGGTGAAATGTTGGTGGCTACAAGAGTGCTGTGCAAAGGACACATCACTTCCTACACGGGGAAACAACGGATGCAGATGTATGCTGTATCTATAAGAGAAACACAACTCTATAGCATTTCAAGTGATTGGGAGTTAGATGATGTCAAATCACTTCCATTTGTTAAATATATTGGTTTCTTAAATGTGTTAAGG tggTCAAAGAATGCTGACTGTCGTCGTTATCTTTCTCAAAACTCCTATGAAGGAGGGTACTTTAGCCATCCAGCATTACCAGATGAATTAAACAACTATGTCAATTCGTTTCCATTGCACTCCCCCTTTAAAGTTATATCAAGTGAAAACCTGGTGGAAATATGTGATAATATGCATGTGTATGAAACAATGCGGGTGAGCATCCAAGCTACTATTGCAGTCATTGAGTTTATCCCAG TTATAACTGACGCACCTAAAAGCCTTCTGAAAAGAAAGTCGCCTCGCTTGAATTCAAGTGTGGGGAAGAGAAAACGATCTGGTGGATTATTTGACGAACCTCAAAGCGAGTTTTCTGATTCTG GTTCGCAAAACTCTTCTCAGGAGGAAGCCGGACGATATCCTTTCCGCGTGATAGATAGAAATGGATTAGAGGTCAGCGATAAGATTAAAAACGTTGGTGACGTCGAGTTAACTGAAGAAAGTAAGCGTTCACTTACCGGTGGTCGAAAAGATCTGCACTGCATGCTGAGGATCCTGTTATTTGGTTTAAACAAGAAAGTCGCAGTAATGAGCTCACTTATTCCAAAACAAGATCCCTCCTCTGCTGAAGGCATCATATTAGACGTTCTGGAAGGGCGATCCATTCATAAGTTTGTACATAGACCCGAATCGTTTTTAGAAAACGCAGAAACAATGGTGAAACCGGATGATAGATTTTTATTTGTGCTTGATTTGTATTATAAAGGGAAGAATGATGTAGAAGTTGTAATAAATCGAGGGTTTAGAGTTTGA